A stretch of the Glutamicibacter sp. JL.03c genome encodes the following:
- a CDS encoding cation:dicarboxylate symporter family transporter, with amino-acid sequence MKINSADQLVVAEVPRKKPFYTSLFFQLGVAIVAGVLIGHFLPSIGSQLRPLGDGFIMLIKMIIAPLIFLVIVTGISAVGDVKAVGRLGVKALLYFTCASLFALVFGLIIGNLIQPGAGLSIDPSTLDGTAVQEKTGEAKSASEFILGIIPVSVFGAFSDNNLLQVLFFSVFFGAAVVVIGKDRCAPLLGIFDNVLELIFKIMSWVMRVAPLGAFGAMGFIIGQYGIETLGTYAKLILACYAAALLFIGILFIVAWAFARVPLWQFIKYTREEFLLALGTASTESVMPRIMTKLNNAGCSRATTGLVVPTGYSFNLDGAAIYLSISLLFLAQAFGHDLSFGQQLAALGVLLLTSKGMAGVPGSSFLALSATAAALGIFPVAGVALLLGADRLMDSMRVAVNLLGNCVATFVVAKWEGQFDRKAMKRAFAGENTLEEEPSGPIKASGEEPAEATCSHCGAAKAAQRAGALLGSPAAAPQH; translated from the coding sequence ATGAAAATCAATTCCGCCGACCAATTGGTCGTTGCCGAAGTACCACGCAAGAAACCCTTCTATACCTCCTTGTTCTTCCAACTTGGAGTAGCCATCGTCGCCGGAGTCTTGATCGGGCATTTCCTGCCGAGCATCGGCTCCCAGCTTCGCCCGCTGGGCGATGGATTCATCATGCTGATCAAGATGATCATCGCTCCACTGATCTTCCTCGTGATCGTGACAGGAATTTCCGCAGTAGGAGATGTCAAAGCCGTCGGCCGCCTGGGCGTCAAGGCATTGCTCTACTTCACTTGCGCAAGCCTCTTCGCTTTGGTCTTCGGCCTCATCATCGGAAACCTCATTCAGCCTGGCGCAGGGCTGAGCATCGACCCTTCCACTCTGGATGGCACCGCGGTTCAAGAGAAGACCGGCGAGGCCAAGAGCGCATCTGAATTCATTCTGGGGATCATTCCAGTCAGCGTCTTCGGAGCATTCTCAGACAACAACCTCCTCCAGGTGCTGTTCTTCTCCGTGTTCTTCGGAGCGGCAGTCGTCGTCATCGGGAAAGATCGTTGCGCGCCATTGCTCGGCATTTTCGACAATGTCTTGGAATTGATCTTCAAGATCATGAGTTGGGTTATGCGCGTCGCCCCATTGGGCGCTTTCGGAGCCATGGGTTTCATCATCGGCCAATACGGAATTGAAACTCTGGGGACCTATGCGAAACTGATCTTGGCCTGCTACGCGGCGGCGCTGTTGTTCATCGGCATCTTGTTCATTGTGGCTTGGGCATTCGCCCGGGTTCCCCTGTGGCAGTTCATCAAGTACACCCGCGAAGAATTCCTGCTGGCGTTGGGCACTGCATCCACCGAATCAGTAATGCCTCGCATCATGACAAAGCTGAACAATGCAGGCTGTTCCCGAGCCACGACTGGGCTGGTCGTGCCTACCGGCTATTCGTTCAATCTCGATGGCGCCGCCATCTACCTGTCCATCTCGCTGCTCTTCCTCGCCCAGGCATTCGGACACGACTTGAGCTTTGGTCAGCAGCTGGCAGCACTAGGCGTCCTGCTGCTGACATCAAAGGGCATGGCCGGAGTGCCCGGTTCATCATTCCTGGCATTGTCCGCCACCGCTGCCGCGCTGGGAATCTTCCCCGTGGCCGGCGTGGCCCTGCTGCTCGGTGCGGATCGCCTCATGGACTCCATGCGTGTTGCGGTCAACCTGCTGGGCAATTGCGTGGCAACCTTCGTGGTCGCCAAGTGGGAAGGACAGTTCGACCGCAAAGCGATGAAACGGGCATTCGCCGGAGAAAACACCCTTGAGGAGGAGCCATCGGGGCCAATCAAGGCAAGCGGCGAAGAACCCGCTGAGGCTACCTGTTCGCACTGTGGTGCAGCCAAGGCCGCGCAGAGGGCCGGCGCCTTGCTTGGCTCCCCTGCAGCGGCCCCGCAGCACTAG
- a CDS encoding TetR family transcriptional regulator has product MGSVVRDRVREKMKTELAQQVYAVFAERGLENVTAQQAAQAVGISRATFFRYFSSKEDAVVTALRSMNMHFSQMLESMASNPSESLLELLRRSFEPTVVAAEEDPEAMRSRVQLVWSTPALRASWQESRREQQAELAQALQPFCANHRLADTSALLALTLYDHALVRWVDSRDESLRGILDEAFDFAAMIDDKWGAARS; this is encoded by the coding sequence ATGGGCAGCGTGGTGCGTGATCGGGTGCGCGAGAAGATGAAAACCGAGTTGGCTCAGCAGGTGTATGCCGTTTTTGCTGAGCGCGGTTTGGAGAACGTCACGGCCCAGCAAGCAGCGCAAGCTGTAGGAATTTCACGCGCGACGTTCTTCAGATATTTCTCATCCAAAGAAGACGCCGTGGTGACCGCACTGCGGTCCATGAATATGCATTTCTCCCAGATGCTTGAGTCCATGGCATCGAATCCCAGTGAGAGTTTGCTCGAACTTCTGCGCCGGAGCTTTGAACCGACGGTTGTTGCCGCTGAGGAGGATCCTGAAGCGATGCGCTCTCGGGTTCAATTGGTGTGGAGCACCCCGGCGCTACGAGCCAGTTGGCAAGAGTCACGTCGCGAACAGCAAGCCGAGCTTGCCCAAGCGCTGCAGCCGTTCTGTGCCAATCACCGGTTGGCCGACACCTCGGCTCTTCTGGCGCTGACCCTGTATGATCACGCTTTGGTCCGGTGGGTGGACTCGCGCGATGAATCCCTGCGTGGAATCCTTGACGAAGCGTTCGATTTTGCGGCCATGATTGACGACAAGTGGGGCGCCGCCAGGTCTTGA
- a CDS encoding SDR family NAD(P)-dependent oxidoreductase, whose amino-acid sequence MNTENTWQERLVAERFSGKTIVVTGAGSGIGRATALRVAKEGGKVIASDISADRLEELLAENPELDLISVAGDITQQEVADRVVGASGGKIDGLANVAGIMDKFEPIHEVEDSTWERVFNVNVNSILKLTRSVLPSMLESGQGAVVNVASEAGLRGSAAGVAYTASKHAVVGMTKNSAVMYGKRGIRFNAVAPGAVQTNIEAPMTSEFAQQAIAPLMSIIPGVAAANQLAASIAFLLSDDSTNINGVVLASDGGWSAI is encoded by the coding sequence ATGAATACCGAAAATACTTGGCAGGAACGACTCGTGGCAGAACGGTTCAGTGGCAAAACCATCGTTGTTACCGGTGCGGGTTCGGGAATCGGCAGAGCCACAGCGTTACGCGTAGCCAAGGAGGGTGGCAAAGTGATTGCCTCGGACATCAGCGCGGACAGGCTTGAGGAACTCTTGGCGGAAAATCCCGAGCTGGATCTGATTTCAGTGGCCGGTGACATCACCCAGCAAGAGGTCGCGGATCGTGTCGTGGGCGCAAGCGGCGGAAAAATAGACGGTCTGGCAAATGTCGCAGGCATTATGGACAAGTTCGAACCCATCCATGAAGTCGAGGACTCGACCTGGGAGCGCGTATTCAATGTGAACGTCAACTCCATCTTGAAGCTAACGCGCAGTGTTCTGCCGTCGATGCTCGAGTCCGGTCAAGGGGCGGTCGTGAATGTGGCTTCGGAAGCAGGCCTGCGCGGTTCTGCCGCTGGCGTTGCCTACACCGCATCGAAGCATGCGGTGGTAGGGATGACGAAGAACTCGGCGGTCATGTATGGAAAGCGCGGGATCCGCTTCAATGCAGTTGCCCCGGGTGCTGTGCAGACAAATATCGAGGCGCCGATGACTTCAGAATTTGCCCAGCAGGCCATCGCTCCGCTGATGAGCATCATTCCGGGCGTGGCCGCGGCAAACCAGCTCGCTGCTTCCATCGCATTCCTGCTGAGCGACGACAGCACCAATATCAACGGCGTAGTGCTGGCATCAGATGGCGGGTGGAGCGCAATCTAG
- a CDS encoding aldo/keto reductase yields the protein MGQQNSINSIELGQGLKVTGQGFGCMSLSSAYGAAEDVESLRTVNHVIDSGVTFLDTANIYGAGHNESLLAQILRTRRDEVTLATKAGIIRPKNPGDPRVNGDPAFIKKCLDESLQRLGVDYVDLYYYHRVDSRVPIEDTVGAYKELVEAGKVGHIGLSEVTAKELRRAHSVHPIAAIQMEYSIFSRDIERWLLPAASELGVGLVSYASLGRGYFTGEVDSLDQLDANDVRRNFPRFEDSRMQHNQPLRTIIEETAQREGITPAQLSLAWVYEQARIHNVQVSPIPGTRFAHHFDENLEALDIRLSGESMAALNALAERVDGERQADIMSVSKGREQHQMAEEGSFS from the coding sequence ATGGGGCAACAGAACAGCATCAACAGCATCGAACTCGGGCAAGGCCTGAAGGTCACTGGCCAAGGCTTTGGATGCATGTCCTTGAGCAGCGCTTACGGTGCCGCCGAGGACGTGGAATCGTTGCGCACTGTGAATCACGTGATTGATTCCGGAGTCACCTTTCTGGACACAGCGAACATTTACGGCGCGGGACACAACGAATCCTTGCTCGCCCAGATCCTCAGAACGCGCCGCGACGAGGTCACCCTGGCCACCAAAGCCGGCATCATTCGCCCCAAGAACCCGGGTGACCCACGAGTCAACGGCGACCCTGCCTTCATCAAGAAATGCCTCGACGAGAGCCTCCAGCGCCTGGGCGTAGACTACGTTGACCTCTACTACTACCACCGGGTTGATAGCCGAGTCCCGATTGAAGATACGGTCGGCGCCTACAAGGAACTGGTCGAAGCCGGCAAAGTGGGCCACATTGGCTTATCCGAAGTGACCGCCAAGGAACTTCGCCGAGCGCACTCGGTCCACCCTATTGCCGCGATCCAGATGGAGTATTCCATTTTCAGCCGGGACATCGAACGCTGGTTGCTGCCCGCAGCCAGCGAGCTCGGCGTGGGGTTGGTCAGCTACGCATCCTTGGGCCGCGGCTACTTCACGGGCGAAGTGGATTCTCTCGATCAGCTGGACGCGAACGATGTCCGCCGGAACTTCCCGCGCTTCGAGGACTCCAGGATGCAGCACAACCAGCCATTGCGAACGATCATCGAAGAAACCGCGCAGCGTGAAGGAATCACCCCCGCGCAACTTTCACTGGCGTGGGTTTATGAGCAGGCTCGGATCCACAATGTGCAGGTATCGCCCATTCCAGGGACCCGCTTTGCCCACCACTTTGACGAGAACCTTGAAGCATTGGATATCCGACTCTCGGGAGAATCCATGGCAGCGTTGAACGCGCTGGCTGAACGGGTCGACGGCGAGCGCCAAGCCGACATCATGTCCGTGTCCAAGGGACGTGAACAGCACCAGATGGCCGAAGAAGGTAGCTTCTCATGA
- a CDS encoding TetR/AcrR family transcriptional regulator, which yields MPDSHVSTPGRPSGRPQSIHPDSVARIALELFDQHGYTQVSMAQIAEACCIGRKSLYRYFPSKTDLVWGGALDAISITEAALELEQEKGHGPIDSLRNATLAGLRSIPDLDVARGRLRLIAGQPELLSQASLRMAPDRERTAHFFRKHGVSEEQAEYLTIAFGAVVFTACIRWAQSESPDPEPFLRRATAVLQAP from the coding sequence ATGCCGGACAGCCACGTATCCACGCCCGGTCGCCCCTCCGGACGACCGCAATCCATCCACCCGGACTCCGTAGCGCGCATCGCCTTAGAACTCTTTGACCAGCACGGATATACCCAGGTCTCCATGGCGCAGATTGCCGAGGCCTGCTGCATTGGACGCAAGAGCCTGTACCGATATTTCCCATCCAAGACGGATCTCGTTTGGGGCGGAGCACTTGATGCGATTTCAATTACGGAAGCAGCCTTGGAGCTAGAGCAGGAAAAAGGGCACGGACCCATTGATTCCCTGCGCAATGCCACGCTGGCCGGCCTTCGATCCATACCAGACTTGGACGTTGCCCGCGGGAGACTGCGTTTAATTGCCGGCCAGCCCGAATTGCTATCGCAGGCCTCACTACGGATGGCTCCTGATCGTGAGCGAACTGCGCATTTCTTCAGAAAGCATGGAGTGAGCGAGGAGCAGGCAGAGTACCTGACCATCGCTTTCGGCGCAGTTGTTTTCACCGCATGCATCCGCTGGGCGCAATCAGAGAGCCCAGATCCCGAGCCTTTCTTACGGCGCGCAACTGCAGTCCTTCAGGCCCCGTAA
- a CDS encoding carbon-nitrogen hydrolase family protein, whose product MKLALAQVLSTSDPQRNLAIVRDHAKQAKQAGASLVVFPEAMQIAFGHDLAQAAQPLDGPWAALIRQQAHDIGITIVAGMFTPGEDGRVRNTLLIAGPEADAHYDKIHLYDAFGYAESDSVTPGDAPVQFSHEGQILGVATCYDLRFPQLFIRHANSGATVNIVCASWGAGEGKVEQWTTLAKARALDSTTFVAAVGQADPQSVGQKATGTVPLGVGHSLVVDPLGRVIAQAGAEPELLVVDLDLAVVEKARQQLPVLANSVDL is encoded by the coding sequence ATGAAACTTGCACTCGCCCAGGTATTGAGCACCTCGGATCCTCAACGCAATCTTGCCATCGTGCGTGACCATGCCAAGCAGGCTAAGCAGGCAGGTGCCTCATTGGTGGTTTTCCCGGAGGCGATGCAAATCGCCTTCGGGCATGATCTCGCACAGGCGGCGCAGCCATTGGATGGGCCATGGGCTGCGCTGATCCGCCAGCAGGCTCACGACATTGGCATCACGATTGTCGCCGGAATGTTCACTCCCGGCGAGGACGGGCGGGTTCGCAATACCCTGTTGATCGCGGGGCCCGAGGCAGATGCCCACTATGACAAGATCCACCTGTATGATGCCTTCGGCTACGCTGAATCCGATTCGGTGACCCCTGGAGATGCACCAGTCCAGTTTTCGCATGAGGGACAGATACTCGGCGTGGCCACCTGCTATGACCTTCGATTCCCGCAACTTTTTATCCGCCATGCCAATTCCGGCGCAACAGTGAACATCGTGTGCGCCTCTTGGGGCGCGGGCGAAGGCAAAGTTGAACAGTGGACAACCCTGGCCAAGGCTCGTGCCCTGGATTCGACCACTTTTGTCGCGGCCGTGGGCCAAGCCGATCCTCAAAGCGTCGGACAGAAGGCAACAGGCACGGTGCCACTCGGCGTGGGCCATTCGCTCGTTGTTGACCCGTTGGGTCGAGTTATCGCCCAAGCTGGGGCCGAGCCAGAGTTGCTCGTCGTGGATCTCGACCTGGCTGTGGTTGAAAAAGCTCGGCAGCAATTGCCGGTGCTGGCTAATTCTGTGGATCTATAG